From the genome of Clavelina lepadiformis chromosome 2, kaClaLepa1.1, whole genome shotgun sequence:
TTTAACTTGTGCTCTGCGGGAGGATTTTAGCACTTTGCTCGCATGCACATGTGTCcaaagaaagtgaaattacgaTGCAAATGTGACAGAAagtgatattttttaaactttggtCCGAGCCGGCCCCGAAAAACCCGACTCGACTTATTACAACTCTGTATCCATGACCCATCCATAGGTAAAAATTCAAGGTGCCACTTGGGTTTTGGCAGATACGTCAAGCTTCCTTCCATCAGTGATCAGCTGATTTTAGAAGGAAACTACAAAATTGAAAGAATGGGAGAGTGTTATCCGACAAAAGCTCACATCAGCAGTCCATTTGATCCCTCATTCAAGAGGATGACGGGAAAATATTCTGCGTGGGAACAAAATATGCTCCTGTCAGCTTTACAAAATATGTAGAAGCTCTTTTGAAGTAATTAAGTGGAGGTGCATCAGATGCTGGTCTACTTGTACAGCGATTTTGCACCGAATGTTTTTCAACGTGTAATTGCGTCAAATTGAGCAGTACGTTGCCATGGTGTACATCAAAGTGTGCTATATAATTTTACTTCTATGCAAATTTGAgtaattgttttcaataaaGACAGACAATATAAATAATTACCCGTACCATTTAACAAAGGTGTTAGGCCCAAGTCACACGTGTTGTTATTCATACCGATAAAACATCACATTTAGCAAAAGGTATATGCCTATTGTTTCAGCCAACGATCAATTGCGTTAATTTATGACTGTATACTTCCCTAAACAATTCTGGACGTTGATAATTTTTGAGTTCGAAGTCTCTTCTGGAATTGTCAAGCATGGGCATGTGGAGACAGTTTCTGTCAAATACTAAGTAAAGGAGGACGTTCAGAAACAGATTTAACATACAGGCAACAATGTAGTTACGTCAACCGTGAACGGACGTCTTTACCAAGTGCCCTATTTCGCTCAGTCAAAACGTATTGCAGCAATCAGCATATTTAGGAAACAACGAGCTAATCAATTTTTCAATCACTTTGTTTACAAGCGAAAAATTGCTTTCTCCATGGTCACCTGCAGAAATGGGGCTTCGTGAGATGAAAGCGAAATAGGAGGAAATATGATGTGCTTTTCCTTAAGACACCGGGCTGACACATAGACAGTAGCctattatttattgtttataagttatactgtgatgctttttttgtaaaaagtcGTAGCTAGGTAATGAAGAATACTTTCTATATGACTTGCAATGCATTACACAAATGACTTAAATCGGATCAGCGAAATTTTGTGAAGGTTGTGAGAATAAGTTTGTTGCGACGTTGTCATTGCAGAAGCTGACAGTGAAACTAGCATTGGCATGGCTGAATTAACtccattttttttgttatttctggTGGCTTTGAATCTTCTCATTTTGAAAGGATTAGCAGAAGGTCCACAAAAAGTCAATGAGCAGGTCTCGGGCAATGACGATGATATTATCTTTGAACCGCTTCCGCCACCTCTCCTATCAGAAAAAGgagacaaagaaagcataatcaTTATAGAAGATAGCAACGTAGGTTATACCTTAAACGTACATTTTAGTAATGTAAAGCAGTAAAATCTTTCCGGGAACGTAGGCTTCATCTATAGTAGGCTACACTGCCAAAATGTTAGTTTGACAGTTTATGTGTAGGAAGTAGTTCACTAAGTAAGATGTTTTCTTTTACCTTGTAATTTGCAACCTTGACCTTAACAGCCAATGGTTTAGATTCGAATAGGTATCTGCCAGTAATCCTATACAGTAAGCTATACGTAACATGTTACAAGTCATCCAAATATAAGGTTTTTCAAGGCTGTTGTTAGTTGTGGCTTATACCATTAAAAAACGTGTTTTGAAATGGCAGGTGAACGAGACGACAgaagttgatgacgtcactgaCGTAAATCAAGAATATACGCGGTGCATGGAAACAATAATCCAACACGAGGGTTACGAAGAAGAGCTCTGTCCATACAACAGATATGGAGCCCCGGGCATTCCAGGTTTGCACGGATTACCTGGTATTCCTGGATTACCAGGTCGGAAAGGAGACGCTGGAGATTGCGAGGACTGTGTTCAAGATGTTCGTTTATGATATGCTTAGCTGTAAAGTTTACTTGTTAACATCCATCTTTTAGCTAGTAGTGGCTTTAGGGTGGCTCTTGTCTCGGCTCCCCTTCAAAAGCCCCCTATTTCTGTATAAGCGctctaaaaaaacaaacattgcatacgaatattattgttaactaGTCGCACTTTTTCAGGACAGGAGTCATCCACTGGTTCATGCTAAGTAGCTGTATGAACTGTGTTTAAAATACGGGAAGCTTGTGTTAATCGAACCTCCGTGTGAATGGCTTCCCTCCTGCTTTGAGATTACTTTCATGTAGCTTGATGTTCAAACGCTCACGTGATTTAAGACATCTTGCCAAGACGAAAAAAAGTTGGGTTCTCTGCTGGTAAACCTCTGCGGTACATTAGGCACTCAATagcaacaaagaaatgaaggGTGTGAGTTCTTAAGAgccataaaacaaaatttagtgGGACATGATCTGAAAAGATATGCCCAAACAAATCTCAAGCAGTTTCTTTTTGAAtgaaaagcaaatttttatgcattttaaacCATGTAAACTCAAAATTTTCCGAGGGAGCTTACCCCTGGAACCCTCTAGGATAGATTGCTACGTCTTTTGTAATTTTGGGGCTCCCAAGCTTAAGCCGCGCCATACCTCGCCTCGCCCGTCTAAACCTAAGGCTACCACTGCCTTTACCTAAAATATCAATATAATTTTTGAGTCTTTCTCTAGTCATGTGTTTTTATCAGGATGATATGTACGTACCCAACATGAAGCAATGCGCATGGAACATGTACAACTTTGCATTGAGCGTTGGTCCGGTTCAGACTT
Proteins encoded in this window:
- the LOC143445201 gene encoding uncharacterized protein LOC143445201, which translates into the protein MAELTPFFLLFLVALNLLILKGLAEGPQKVNEQVSGNDDDIIFEPLPPPLLSEKGDKESIIIIEDSNVNETTEVDDVTDVNQEYTRCMETIIQHEGYEEELCPYNRYGAPGIPGLHGLPGIPGLPGRKGDAGDCEDCVQDDDMYVPNMKQCAWNMYNFALSVGPVQTCSFIKKKKSTVLMVEWHGATRLKCSQTESCCSRWYFLFDGSECLDPQPIDAIIFLSTADEVLNFYKTMSIVGSCRGLSPGVHDVTLWVGECNGGYERGLVRTGWNSSSRIIIRELPYH